A DNA window from Arachis duranensis cultivar V14167 chromosome 3, aradu.V14167.gnm2.J7QH, whole genome shotgun sequence contains the following coding sequences:
- the LOC107479910 gene encoding uncharacterized protein LOC107479910, giving the protein MTTAMDMVNKINPEKEAWNLKVRVIRLWTVPTFTGQLLPNSVEMILVDESGCKIQATVRKTMIYRFKQLLTEGRVYVMKLFSVVPNQGSYKATRHQFKLIFQFRTTVRDAICDFIPKSALTISPFTELLETKEDFDFLVVTGFGVPYLVNMLTNLIDFCLLGRVGLQNVMFASKLGFNLDIPEVAAFRKSSIPHGVSASQPIAFVGSGKNIGIEEDFMKLTPRCTVKSLDDNNRAGTFVVLAKIAEIVEDGPWWYSACVCGRGVQAESGIYFCQFCNIHVTNVTPRVKVLVEDFTSVSIFVLFDRETSYLLNKTCAQLFEQHLKDVDVVFGTQSPPIFQEIVGKTMLFKVLSRLVGMEKFKGTYPVRRVCDDAAILGMFELSGSDLSPEKCPLLKRKSTDAVVDKLNEVDSSENSSDEVDESEEEYVAGINRGSVDAEKDVKPSLKRLRRSLRLQFDEADESRGSGNNGSSGHGVGSDLLAIYFVLIDFLGAFCL; this is encoded by the exons ATGACAACTGCCATGGATATGGTTAATAAGATTAATCCTGAGAAGGAAGCATGGAACCTCAAAGTTAGGGTGATTAGGCTTTGGACTGTTCCAACTTTCACTGGTCAACTTCTCCCAAATTCCGTGGAGATGATTTTGGTTGATGAATCT GGGTGCAAGATACAAGCTACTGTTCGGAAGACTATGATTTACAGGTTCAAACAACTTCTCACCGAGGGTCGAGTATATGTAATGAAGCTCTTCTCTGTTGTCCCAAACCAAGGATCTTATAAGGCCACTAGGCATCAGTTTAAGTTGATTTTCCAGTTCAGGACCACTGTTAGGGATGCTATCTGCGATTTTATTCCAAAATCTGCTCTTACAATCTCTCCATTCACTGAACTTTTGGAAACCAAAGAGGATTTCGATTTCTTAGTTG TCACAGGATTTGGTGTGCCTTATTTGGTGAATATGTTGACGAACTTAATCGATTTCTGTCTTCTGG GTAGAGTTGGACTTCAGAATGTTATGTTTGCATCAAAGCTTGGATTTAATCTTGACATCCCAGAGGTGGCAGCTTTTAGGAAAAG TTCTATTCCACATGGAGTTAGTGCATCCCAACCCATTGCCTTTGTTGGATCTGGAAAAAATATCGGAATAGAAGAAGATTTTATGAAGCTCACACCTAGGTGTACTGTGAAGTCGCTTGATGATAACAACCGG GCTGGAACCTTTGTTGTACTAGCGAAGATAGCTGAAATAGTTGAGGATGGTCCTTGGTGGTACTCTGCTTGTGTGTGTGGCAGAGGTGTTCAGGCAGAATCTGGGATTTACTTTTGTCAGTTTTGCAACATCCATGTTACAAATGTGACTCCTag AGTGAAGGTGTTGGTTGAGGATTTCACTAGTGTTTCTATTTTTGTCCTCTTTGATCGTGAGACAAGCTACCTACTGAATAAGACTTGTGCCCAGCTGTTTGAACAACATCTTAAGGATGTTGAT GTTGTGTTTGGCACACAGTCTCCTCCTATATTTCAAGAAATTGTTGGAAAAACTATGCTGTTCAAGGTTCTTAGTAGGCTTGTTGGGATGGAGAAATTCAAAGGGACTTATCCAGTGAGGCGTGTTTGTGATGATGCTGCAATACTTGGAATGTTTGAGCTCTCTGGTTCAGATTTGAGTCCCGAAAAG TGTCCTCTCCTCAAGAGAAAGTCTACTGATGCTGTGGTGGATAAGTTAAATGAAGTGGATAGTTCTGAAAATTCATCTGATGAAGTTGATGAAAGTGAAGAA GAGTATGTGGCTGGCATTAATAGAGGCTCTGTTGATGCTGAGAAAGATGTGAAGCCTTCGTTGAAGAGGTTAAGAAGATCCTTGAGGCTGCAATTTGATGAAGCTGATGAGTCTCGTGGCTCGGGGAATAATGGCTCCTCTGGACATGGG GTTGGAAGTGATCTTTTGgccatttattttgttttgatagATTTCTTAGGTGCATTTTGCCTATAA
- the LOC127745566 gene encoding uncharacterized protein LOC127745566 produces MPFEERVADVKINIEREQGAGVYPAAQQMLIHHGKVLKDDTTLEDNKVIREVFGNPTTLDPRKRSNSKFSTISRADYSSNNDSSSPDVMILSGSEPSELQDSSDEDEDSTMEGNNPNNPIIMSDETNSIIELSEDSSEREEIAEHRYNPEVSYRKRLTSTDVTGSRLYLGASFAAHLTPFGHGSIWQIAGPSSSGDNNVFFFIYSKVKEEIQSRDSGWIGPNSVKLIT; encoded by the exons atgccgttcgaagaacgg GTTGCTGATGTGAAGATAAATATAGAGAGAGAACAAGGTGCTGGAGTTTATCCAGCTGCACAACAAATGCTTATTCATCACGGAAAAGTGCTTAAGGATGACACAACCCTCGAAGACAATAAAGTTATAAgg GAGGTTTTTGGCAACCCAACAACATTGGATCCAAGGAAAAGAAGCAACTCTAAGTTTTCGACTATATCACGGGCAG ATTACAGCAGCAACAATGACTCTTCCTCACCTGATGTTATGATACTGTCCGGGTCTGAACCATCCGAGCTTCAAGACTCATCAGATGAGGATGAAGATTCAACAATGGAGGGTAATAACCCTAACAATCCAATAATTATGTCTGATGAAACCAATTCAATCATTGAGTTGAGCGAAGACAGTTCTGAAAGAGAAGAAATAGCTGAACATAG GTACAATCCAGAGGTTTCCTATAGAAAGAGACTGACAAGTACTGACGTGACCGGAAGTAGATTG TACCTGGGTGCTAGTTTTGCTGCACATCTCACTCCATTTGGACATGGTTCCATTTGGCAGATCGCTGGTCCATCATCTAGCGGAGACAACAatgtcttttttttcatttactcAAAAGTCAAGGAAGAAATACAGAGTAGAGATTCGGGGTGGATTGGGCCAAATTCTGTCAAACTTATAACCTGA